In Pyrenophora tritici-repentis strain M4 chromosome 6, whole genome shotgun sequence, the DNA window accagaccagaccattccgatcactgctATCAAGACGGCAATAAAAATCCAAGCATTCACATATTAACTGCGGAGGCGCGGGTATACTGCAATTTCAATTAGGCTTACGCTTGATCTCAGAAGGAAAATATATCAAAAACCTACAAGCTCAAGGTTAGTtgcagactccgcaacaatcaatcggatcggcatgattgattcctatctaggttaaaggctgcctaatgaagtaattctttaacctatataggaatcaatcatgtcaatcgattgattgttgcggagtctggttAGTTGAAAGAAAGGAGGTGAGTTAAAGCTATGCAGGAGGTGGGCTAGAACATTTTCTCGTTTCCATCTGAATGGTAAAGGCTTGGAGTTCGAATCACGAAGGGAATGTTTTAGGAAGTATACATGTCTTTCCCGGTTAGATGGCGAGTCCGGGCGGGTTCCCAAGCTTCCCCGCTATCTTCAATGATTTCTTCAATCTCTACGACTTGTCCAAGACCATTGACCTAGAAGTTGGGTAGCGGCTAGTCATCTTCCAGGTAGGTGCGGTCCATCATTGCTGTGACTACATTGATCCGCAGTTGCAGAAGAGATAAAGAGTGCTCAGAGACCATGGAAGAGGATCCATCAGTTCCCGAGGTCCACATCTGGATCTTCAATTTATGAACCTTATTTATTGCTAAGAAGTGCAAGGCAAGGTTGCTGATAGATTATATACCTAGGAGGCAAGAGCTGGTCTGTGCGTCAGATTGCGCGCAGATTATGATGTACAGGTAGGTGAATGACGTGCACGTGGGTTATAGGAAACGCTAGACACTTTACTCTTTTCTTATCTCATGACAGTCATATAGCGCTACATGTAGCCGGAACAGATGCAAATTGTAAAGATAGAAGTCCTAAAGGACAGATTTCAACCAGGTTATTATCACTGCATAGCACCATAACCCTCCATAATAATAGAGATGTTGAGTCTTATATGTGACCCAGCCCTCGACAACACTAGAGGTATCAGGTCTTATATATCATCCGGATGATTGCTTCCATACCCACAATGATTGCGTCACCTCAAACCAAGCATATTGGGTGCTAAAAGTTTTGCTCCAAGACGTTAAGCTCAAGTACACAACAATGGCACGTGTGAACCCATCACTACCCAAACGAGGTAAACATTGTATCTCCTACGCAGTACAATCACTCACAAGAATGGAAAAAAGCTCTTAAACTCTAATCACCCACCTCCTCTATTCCCCCCTCACAAACCTACAACCCATACCCCCTCAACCACCGCAACTCCCTAGCCTGCTGTTCCAATGCCCTCCTCATCCCTGCCGTATACTCCCTCTCCCGAACCCTCTCCCCGGCCGCATCTCCAACCTGCTCCTCCAACGCATCCTCAAACACATCCTTGCCACCAAACGGCGGCTCGCGCCCAAATCCAAGCATACCCAGTTTACCGTCTCCAGTCCACAGGACCAGGTTACCTCCCACAGTATGGTCGGAAGGTACAAACGGTGTCACCAGCGACGACGTCACGGTTGGTAAAATCTTCTGTACGATATCGCCGCCCCATCCCGCTTCAGTATCAGACTCTGCATTAACGAGACCGGCTTGATGGGTAGAGGTAGTGGCAGCGTGAGTGTTACCATCGCCACCGCGCTGCAAGTCATTGATGTTGAACTGACGAACTGGTGTAGAACCATCACGCTCCACCCACTTCAAATTTCCATCACCATCTGCAAAAACAAGACGCGTACCATGTGGCGCCACAGACAGTAGTTTCGAACTACTAGCCGTTTGGCGATTCTGATAGTACGCCTTTTGGTTCCGCGTCGTGCGGCTATCACTCGAATTGATGGAGTGAGCGGGATCGGTTGATAGACCGTACAACTCGAGTGAACCTTTGCCTTTGTATTCGCCGGCTGTGATTAACGTGTAGCCTGGCGTAGATTTGACTTCGCGAAGGAGACTGGGTGGTGCGTAAGGCCGGCCTAGACGGAGGTCATGCGGTACAAAGGGGTACGGTATAGCTGTGATACATGACAGCCGAGCGCCGGAGTGTACGGTGCCGCGGAGGCGGGGAAAGGCGCGACGGTCGAAGTTTAGCATGCTTGTGAAGCGGCCGCCGACCCAGATATCGCCGTTGCCATCCCATTCGCGGGCTGTGGGTAGGTGGAAGATGGATAGCGCGCCGGGCTGTGAGAGCGAGACGTGGCCGCCAAAGTCGCCAGTTTCGAGGCGTGCAAAGGAGGTGTCAGTCGCGCCGCCGATGAGTTCGCAACGTACAGAGGCGGGAGGCTGGGGAGGTTTGCGCGTGTCGTGCAAGTGGAGAGTCCAGTTGGTGCCGACTGTCAATGGCGTTCTATGGTGTGCTTCCGAGAGAGCGGTGATGGGGAATGGATATGGCGTTCTTGAAACGACTTGGAGTGTATTCAGATCCACCTCGTTCAATACGTTTTGCACAGCGAAGAAGCCCTTTTTCAACTTGCTGTCGACACTCACACACTCCACTGCGCCCGTTTCCGTCATGATGGCTTGGCTCTGCGTGAGTCGCGTATTGTAATCCAGATCCGAGCCTTTCCCTGGCAAAAGTCCCACATTGCTCTTCGCCACCAGTTTTCCTTGTTGCTCGCTGCTTGCTGCAGCGTCCCAGATGCTGATACTTCCGTCGTCGAGTGGCGCAACGAGCTTGTCTGCGAGACCGTCGCTATCGAAGAGTATGCCCGCACCAGTGGCCTCGCGTCTAATATTACGCTCATCTTTCTCATCGCTTCCTACGTCTTGGAACCAACTAATCTGCTGTTCCGCATGTCGCTGTATGAAGTCCTGGTACCAGTTGACCTTTTCGTCAGGATAGCTCGGGTCCCAGTTCGCAAGCAGAGCctgcctcctcttctcgCGGTTGCGTTCCTGCTGCGCCTCTGCACTCGGCGCGTCCGCATTGTGGACTGAGGTATCAAATGTATTCGAGAGGGTATCAGCGGCGCGTATCAACTCAGCGAGTCGCGGGTCGATATCGGTCGACAATTCGAGACGGCGACGACGGCGCTCGGCAGCCGAATGAGAAAAGCATAGGGCCTTCCAGAGGTTGTTGTCGCGAGATATCTCCAGAAGGCGGCGCGATACGTGTTGGAGGTTGACGAGTTCAGAGGGCTCGAGGTCTGGAGGTCTGGTTAGGGGTGGGGTCGCATGTCATCACAGGGTTCGGGGTACCTACATGAGATGATGTGGAGAATGAGCTCGTCGGGGAGGTGCTGCATGGTGCTTGAGTGATACTGAACGTTGTGATGAAGCGTACTGCAGAGCGCAAGGTTGTGAATGTGTGCGAAAGAGCGAACAATGGCGGATACGATGCCGTTATCTCGACTTCAATGACCACCGTCGCTCTGCGTTTGAGGGCGACAGGGCTGACATGCCGAGTGCGCATGACTCGCCGCCCTTCCCCCCTCACCGCCACCGCCCTTCTCCGCCCTCAGCTCCCCCATGTCATTTCTATATGCACACCTTCAGTATACCGTCATAAAATCAGTAAGAAAAAATCGGATAAATTGAACAGATGAAATTGGTATAACCGCTCCTGTTCGAAGGCAAAACGCCCCGTCATTATATGTACATGTCCGCGTAAAATATGTCATACATCTCAAAAGAAAAGCCTGAAGACGGCTGTTACATATGCCGGTATTATGTACTCCGAAAATGCCCACAGTAAAGACGGTCTACCGCTGTACCTGTTTCTCCAGATCCTCGGGTGGTGTTGTAACCGTCGACATCTCAGCTGTGGGCTGTGGTGGCCTATATGCGACATACTGCTGTGGGGCTTCTGGTGTCTCTCTGATGGCCGGCATAACGCTTGTGCCGTCCAGCTCCGACGCCCCTTCGTACTGGTTGAAGGTGGTCTGGTTATGCGCTGGCGAATACTGAGGCGGTACGCTGCCCCAAGTGTTGCGGTCCGGGTGGCCAGTTCCATTTCCTCCGCCGATACCAACTGCATCTGGTCCGTACGGTGTACCTTGTCCTGGTTGGAAGCCGTTTCCGGATGCAAGTTCTGCGTGGCCTTTGACTGTGGAAATGGGCCGTCCAGCACCTACGGGATTACCATCAATTTCGGCAGTTCCAGGCGCCGAGTTACGGAATGTCTCCTTTTTGCTGAGTTTGCCTGCTGCGCCGCCGATCAAGCCTCCATTATCGCCATCAGCGTCGGCTACATCGTTGTAGGGATTGGCCTTTTGTTGATGGCGCTTGCGCAGCATCCAGAAGATGATGCCCAACAAGGCGAGCGCAAGGGGAATGCCCACTGCGCAGCCAATGATGACACCGAGGTTCGAATTTGATTCACTTGAGCTGGCGTTGGATCCAGCAGCGGTAGCAGTCGACGTTGGCGTAACATAGAAAGTAATTGGGACAGTGACTACTCCGGCCGAGCCTGAAGAGACACTGGCAGAGACGGACACGAATGGTGTGGCCGTTGTCGAAACCGAGTTTTCCTTGGCAGAACCGGCAGAGGAAGGGGGGTTTGCGGCAGCAGAAGAGGGTTTATTCGACGATGCTGGTGCCGATGTCCGTGGTGCTGAGCTTCCACCACCTGAGCCTGATGCTAGGCCAGTAATGTCGGCTAGGTCCGGCGCATTCATTGCAATCTGGCCACCAATGGTCGCATATGCCGAGCCGTCTTTGAGCGCGAAGAAGGGTCGTGGTGAGGGCGATTCCTGGCAGCAGTTTACGTGTTGAGCGTCTGCGTTGCAGCACCATTGGTCGTCATGATTTGAGCACTGTGTTATCGACTCTCCGCCGCCAGCTTTCATATCTGCTATCGTTTAGCAATGCTTGGATTGATAGAGCGACATTCTTACCATAGGTACACATGTTGGAGGCACAGCCATCACCCTTCCAATTCTTGTCGGTGCAACTATATCTACCAAAGAGGTTGTCGGCAGGATAGTGACATAGGCCGTTGTCGAGACATTCCCACTTGTCTGGACAGCAAGCCGTAGCACCTTTTCCTGACGAGCAGGGCTTCTCTGTATCTGGAGCCTTTTCGCCATTGGGATAGTCTGTCGTCGATCAGTTGAGGCTCATTCGCGAAGATAAGACATAACATACAGCATTGCTGAGCAGCAGCCTGTGTCGCAAGAGCAGCCAGGGCAGCGGCGCGCACCCACACGAATGTAGTGGGCATCCTGTCCTGTGTTGAGGGTCCCTTGCTCAAAAGAACAGCAAACACATCAATGGATACTAGCTCAGAGTCGCAATTCGTGGGGAAGCGGTTATTAACCGCGCTGAGTTGATCCGAAGTGAGAGCGAATGGTGGTGGAAAGTAATTGTAAATCCCCAAGCATGAGAGACCAGGTGACAGTGATAGTAGCAAAGATGGAGACGCGATGAGAGACGGGAGAGAGCGCACTGCAAGATGATCACACACGAGTTTGCGCGACGGCGATTGCCCTGACTCTCATGGATATACAGGCAAATGGCGGCCAAGGCGAGCAAACGTTGAGCTACCGCACCAATGAAAAATGCACTTTGTCTCGGTTGCATTACCGTCCGCCCATTTTAGCGACCGAACGGCTGGCAGTCACGGTGAGGTCATCGGATATACTGTCCCCTTGCACTTGCCACAACCGGAAATGTGGGTCCGCGTATCCTTCTGAAGTTGCCATCAAACGTCGTACCAACCAAGCCGATCCATTGCTCCAAGTTCCCCTTGAAACGAGCGCGCTGCTTTGCAATGCGGTCGAGAATGCAAACAGACCACTTTGACACTGCTACTGGAACCTGAGTTTCAATGCAATCTCACACACACCGACGACTGACCAAGTGAGTAGACAAGCATATCGCAATACGAGCGATCGGCACCTCCAGAAAAGCAGAAAGCATCATGCCTGGAGCGCAAAACCGGCTTTCTCGGCGCAGCCCGCTGCGACTGGCAGGCGTAGTTGTGAACCATGGCATTATCCGTCTCTTATATTATTCTCTGGCGTACAAGTCGCACGGGATGGCACCGCCCGCCCTGTCTTGCTCCAAAGCAACTCCAGTTGCGTCGTTGGGACCGGTAGCTGACACCTCCTGTCCTTACTCAGCTCCGCGGCGCCATTACTTTTTTCCCCCTCATTTCACCTGCCAGCGAAGGAAGCGACCAGGGGCACGTCCCGTTGATCGCCAGCAGCAGTGACCGCTTCGCTCCGTATCGCGGCGCAATTGGGGAGAATACGAatgacgttgttggtggcaCGGAGCGGGCGACTGAAGAGAAGTTTCTATTTCCAGCCCCGCACCGCCGAAGCTACTAATTACCGACTTAGGTACTCAGCCTCGTGCACTGTTGCCTCTGTCGTGGGACGGCGTCTTGCCCTGCGTCAGGACTTTTCACATTTATGCACTTTTTGATTTACCATGCTAACTGTTTTTGTTTCTTCTTATTCGCCTCGCATACGCTACATGCGGTGCTCGTCTTCGCCTCGGTAATCTTCCGACGCTCCACACTAGCTGATCTACCGGACATGACTTACCCCGAGTTGTCATCTTGGAAGTGACGTGATACATATATTGTAGACTGCGAATCAATTCCACCTGATCCCAGAATTTCGCGACTCTTTTCCGGCAACGGTCAACATTTGAACAGCAGCCTCACGCACGTGTTACCAGCATGTCACCGCGTCCAAGCACACCGAAGCTTTGCCAACAGCTAAGCTACACGCAGATAGTCGGCATCTTTCCATCTAAGTTATCGGCCCTTTAGCGTCTTACATTCTACTATGATTAGATCCCAGTCGTTGGGATCTACATCTACACTGAGTGACTGCGAAGTCTAGCCGAGTATCCGGCCATATCGCCTCTAAATTCCTATCTAGATTGCACGCTATGCCAAGGTGGCCAGATACACCATCTCCCACCGTATTCACTTGGCAACGATATGTTATACTATAGCTGTCGCTTGGAGACGTAATCTACAACGTACACATACAATTTCGGAACAGCTGTGCTTTGTTTGCTCAGGGATAGCATCTATCATTCTAGAAAGAGCAAGCCGACTAACATCTAGGAAATACTTGACTCAAATCATCCTCACGAACCTAACACATCCTTGCTCTCCTCCTCCTTGCCCTCGCTATCGCTTGCGCAAATTCCGCATTGGAATTACCGCCCTTGACACTTGTCTTCTCACCTGGCCAGTTTTCCTCCTTGGTGTTGTCCATCTCCGCATGCAAGATACGAATCTGGTGCCTGATCACCTTGAGCAGTACattgtccttgaggtgtGCCGGAATTTCCACGGTCGGCAGCACCATGTTGTTGAGCGCTGCTTCCtcgtctgcttcgacagccTCATCAGTCTTCTTCTTTGTCTCTGAGGATGAAGTGGTCGGGGGGAGGGACTTGTGGCACGTAGCGCATTTCGCGGTGCATGTGCAAAGCTCttcctccttctcttcttctttcttctcttctggtttctcttcttcgttgTCCTTCTCTTTATCCTCGTCTGCAGCTTGTTCGGCATTCACATCCTCGTCCTCGCCCGTAGCCCCCCTCACCAACCCCAAAAGCGCCATAACAAACAACTCCTTCAGATAGGCGAAACTGAATCCCTCAGTCATCTCTGCCACAACATCCACAACATCCTCGGGAAATTCGACCTCTCTCCCTACCAGTTTGCTTCTCCAATACTTGGCATACGCCTTCCTCTCCTCCAACTCCGGAATCTTGAAATGATACTTCCTATCGAACCGGCTTGGCCTCTTGGCAATCGCAGGATCCAACCTGTTCAGGTGATTTGTGGAGCCAATCATCAAGATACCGTCGTTGGACTCCAAGCCATCAACCTCGTTGAGAAAGTACGACCGGGTCTCATCCTTGACCAGGGAATCCAGATCCTCGAATATGAGCAGACACGGTGCTTGGCTGCGTGCCAATTTGAAGATTTCGGAAATGGCATATTGCTCCGTATTACACTGTGTGCTCAGACTCTTGATGTATAAACTGGGAATGGCGTCTTCCCTCGCATATAGCGCGTTCATCAGCGCTTTGATACTGACCGTTTTGCCGTTACCAGGCACCCCGTGTAGGATGATGCCACGTTTCCAGGGCACACCGTACGAGGCATACAACTCCCTGTTGTCGAAGAAGCCCATCACGTCTTCGATGAGAGACTGCTTGGTGGTGGGGTTGAGAATGACATCGGCCCAGGAAGATCCCGACACCGCTTTCCAAAGTTCTTTACTCTTGTCCCAACATCCGTCGTCGAAAACGAAAATCTCGGAGTGTAGCTGCGACGTCCATTTCCCGGCTGCCAGGATCAAAGCATCGGTCTCGGGACAGTGGCCGTTTGCAACACTGCCAGAGCTGCGCGGGTACAGGATGTAAAACACTTTATCCATTGACTTGAGCATATCGGCCCAGGTCACGTAGTAAACAATAAACTCGTGATCCTGCCAGATATACTGAAATCGCGCAAACCGATAATGATCAATCAAGTCTCCAGGATGCATCTTCTTCTCCACGCCCTCACCAACAGGAACCCACTTCCTCGTCGCCTTGAACTTTTCATCCTCGGCATCCAGCGCCAGCGTCGCCTTATCCGCAGCTGCAAATTCGAACAAAGAGCATTTTGCCTCGTCGACTTCCGTGATGTGGAAGTCGGGGTAGGTGCTGCGGAGTGAGGTGAGGACCTTGTTGCGGGTTTCTACGCGGTCGCCGCTGCAGTGTTCGTCGAACGTTTGATCGACGTAATTTCTTTTGCTGGTCGTGGAGGAGAGGAGGGTGCGTGCTGCCGGCATTTTGGGTGGATGCAGATGGGTGAATGAGGTGGAGGATATGACTATCAGACACGAAGGATGAACAACCCTTTCTTCAACGAAGGTAGGATGCAAGATATTGAAATCTCTGCCAACACAAAACTCAAAATGACAGGAAACACACCCTTATATACCCCCTCATACTCCTCACATCATCATCGCCTTCACCACTTTTCCACAGCCGCAACCCAACATATCCGCATCCAGCATCCCTCCAGGCAGCAACCCCATCACCATGCATACACCCTCTCACATCCTACCAATCACCCCCGCCTCGCTAATGCACTCTCCAGCTTCTCGCGTAAGCCATACCACCAACGAACCTACCCATCACCGCCTATCTTGTGAGAGAACCAGGCAGTAGAGGCAAAGCCTTGACACAGGCCGCACACAACGCCTTACTCTATGCGAGTGCGACTGGCTGGCCGTGTGCGGCCTCTTCTCTACTACTATCGGCGACCAGCTATACAAAGGACGGTCAAGGGTGGACTAGTTCGCTGAATGGGCTGGCTGCCTGGCTAGCGGTGGCGAATACACAGAGATCGAAAGATGGTTGGAGCGGTGTTTGGTTCGGAGTGAAGTGGCAGAGGATGTGATGGTGTGCGTTGCGTTGAGTCTTACATACATGTGGGGACCAGTTTTTATTCCCCGCGTTGGTGGGAGTGGCGGGCTAGGCACCCAGCTTTGTAGCGGGGGATGTGCAAGGCATCTGCAGTTTATGCGATCAGCCTATGCAAGTGAAGGAAAGAGTAGAAAGATAAGATCTGCGGTGAGTAAAACATGGGATACGCAGGTATCTTGGCCGCGTATACGACACCAAGGCAAATGTATACGCATGCGTCAGCCTCACTATTTTTGTGCTTCCAAATTCACTGCATTTCTCAAGACTCAAGTAGAAAGATTCACCACATTTGCTCAAACATCAGATAGACAGATTCATTTCATTTGTAAATGCCTATCAAATCTGGGGGCATCGTCGTAATCTAGCTTTCCAGCTGAACACGCCCCTGCGACGCCAGCCAATCTTTCAGGCTAGCAAATCGCCCCTGCTATCTTCCCTAAATCGTGATATCATGTCGAAGTTGTAATAAGTCGAGTCGTTTCTGTACAAGAAGAGACCACTGCTTAGTGGGCTTGA includes these proteins:
- a CDS encoding F-box domain containing protein yields the protein MQHLPDELILHIISYLEPSELVNLQHVSRRLLEISRDNNLWKALCFSHSAAERRRRRLELSTDIDPRLAELIRAADTLSNTFDTSVHNADAPSAEAQQERNREKRRQALLANWDPSYPDEKVNWYQDFIQRHAEQQISWFQDVGSDEKDERNIRREATGAGILFDSDGLADKLVAPLDDGSISIWDAAASSEQQGKLVAKSNVGLLPGKGSDLDYNTRLTQSQAIMTETGAVECVSVDSKLKKGFFAVQNVLNEVDLNTLQVVSRTPYPFPITALSEAHHRTPLTVGTNWTLHLHDTRKPPQPPASVRCELIGGATDTSFARLETGDFGGHVSLSQPGALSIFHLPTAREWDGNGDIWVGGRFTSMLNFDRRAFPRLRGTVHSGARLSCITAIPYPFVPHDLRLGRPYAPPSLLREVKSTPGYTLITAGEYKGKGSLELYGLSTDPAHSINSSDSRTTRNQKAYYQNRQTASSSKLLSVAPHGTRLVFADGDGNLKWVERDGSTPVRQFNINDLQRGGDGNTHAATTSTHQAGLVNAESDTEAGWGGDIVQKILPTVTSSLVTPFVPSDHTVGGNLVLWTGDGKLGMLGFGREPPFGGKDVFEDALEEQVGDAAGERVREREYTAGMRRALEQQARELRWLRGYGL
- a CDS encoding Mid2 domain containing protein, translating into MPTTFVWVRAAALAALATQAAAQQCYYPNGEKAPDTEKPCSSGKGATACCPDKWECLDNGLCHYPADNLFGRYSCTDKNWKGDGCASNMCTYDMKAGGGESITQCSNHDDQWCCNADAQHVNCCQESPSPRPFFALKDGSAYATIGGQIAMNAPDLADITGLASGSGGGSSAPRTSAPASSNKPSSAAANPPSSAGSAKENSVSTTATPFVSVSASVSSGSAGVVTVPITFYVTPTSTATAAGSNASSSESNSNLGVIIGCAVGIPLALALLGIIFWMLRKRHQQKANPYNDVADADGDNGGLIGGAAGKLSKKETFRNSAPGTAEIDGNPVGAGRPISTVKGHAELASGNGFQPGQGTPYGPDAVGIGGGNGTGHPDRNTWGSVPPQYSPAHNQTTFNQYEGASELDGTSVMPAIRETPEAPQQYVAYRPPQPTAEMSTVTTPPEDLEKQVQR
- a CDS encoding SpoVK, ATPase AAA+ class, with translation MPAARTLLSSTTSKRNYVDQTFDEHCSGDRVETRNKVLTSLRSTYPDFHITEVDEAKCSLFEFAAADKATLALDAEDEKFKATRKWVPVGEGVEKKMHPGDLIDHYRFARFQYIWQDHEFIVYYVTWADMLKSMDKVFYILYPRSSGSVANGHCPETDALILAAGKWTSQLHSEIFVFDDGCWDKSKELWKAVSGSSWADVILNPTTKQSLIEDVMGFFDNRELYASYGVPWKRGIILHGVPGNGKTVSIKALMNALYAREDAIPSLYIKSLSTQCNTEQYAISEIFKLARSQAPCLLIFEDLDSLVKDETRSYFLNEVDGLESNDGILMIGSTNHLNRLDPAIAKRPSRFDRKYHFKIPELEERKAYAKYWRSKLVGREVEFPEDVVDVVAEMTEGFSFAYLKELFVMALLGLVRGATGEDEDVNAEQAADEDKEKDNEEEKPEEKKEEEKEEELCTCTAKCATCHKSLPPTTSSSETKKKTDEAVEADEEAALNNMVLPTVEIPAHLKDNVLLKVIRHQIRILHAEMDNTKEENWPGEKTSVKGGNSNAEFAQAIARARRRRARMC